A single genomic interval of Flavihumibacter rivuli harbors:
- a CDS encoding DUF6544 family protein has product MLKVVALGLLFIHGLIHLLGFVQAFFPGTSGNIQQPISKPMGLLWLVAALLLIGAGISLILHKAYWLPLLAIAILLSQFLVFRYWPSAKFGSLLNSSLLLVLVLGYGRSRFDTMVEKDKNALVGNVHKGSMMVQQSDLDSLPPIVGAWLIRSGIMGKRLSFAVSIEQVGRMRTKPDGKWMDFKASQVFRVDQPGFVWSVWVNAPWGLWLQGRDMLKEGKGEMLIKALSIQKVADAHGAETDQGSLMRYLAEMVWIPQSAILPYIKWEAVNDTTARAILTTDGHTVTGDFQFSREGDFLSFRGKRYYSRDNGATLEDWLVEVSPDGYREFNGLRLPAVCQVSWLLKEGKFHWLSLEVTDHLQITNLSKQ; this is encoded by the coding sequence ATGTTGAAAGTAGTGGCGCTTGGCCTGCTTTTTATTCATGGATTGATCCATCTCCTCGGATTTGTACAGGCATTTTTCCCTGGGACCTCCGGGAACATCCAACAGCCGATCAGCAAGCCGATGGGCTTGCTTTGGTTGGTTGCAGCCCTACTGCTGATTGGCGCCGGTATCTCCCTGATTTTGCATAAAGCCTATTGGCTGCCCCTGTTGGCCATAGCCATACTGTTGTCGCAATTCCTGGTCTTTCGCTATTGGCCATCGGCCAAATTTGGTAGCCTGCTCAATAGTTCCTTGCTACTGGTGTTGGTCCTGGGATATGGCCGTAGTCGTTTTGATACCATGGTGGAGAAGGATAAGAATGCATTGGTTGGGAATGTCCATAAGGGATCAATGATGGTTCAGCAAAGCGACCTGGATTCCCTTCCGCCCATTGTCGGTGCCTGGCTTATTCGTTCCGGTATTATGGGTAAGCGGTTAAGCTTTGCCGTTAGTATTGAACAGGTAGGCAGGATGCGGACGAAGCCTGATGGAAAATGGATGGATTTCAAGGCCAGCCAGGTATTCAGGGTTGATCAACCTGGTTTTGTCTGGTCTGTTTGGGTGAATGCTCCGTGGGGTCTATGGTTGCAGGGGAGGGACATGCTGAAGGAAGGGAAGGGGGAAATGCTGATCAAGGCATTGTCCATACAGAAGGTCGCTGATGCCCATGGCGCTGAAACGGACCAGGGTTCACTTATGAGGTATCTGGCCGAAATGGTTTGGATTCCACAATCAGCCATCCTGCCTTACATAAAATGGGAAGCTGTGAATGATACAACTGCAAGGGCCATCCTAACAACAGATGGTCACACCGTTACCGGTGATTTTCAGTTCAGCAGGGAAGGGGACTTTCTTTCGTTCAGGGGCAAGCGCTATTACAGCAGGGATAATGGGGCGACACTGGAAGACTGGCTGGTTGAGGTTTCACCTGATGGTTACCGTGAGTTCAATGGGTTGAGGTTGCCGGCAGTGTGCCAGGTTTCCTGGTTGTTGAAAGAAGGGAAATTCCATTGGCTGTCCCTGGAGGTCACTGATCATTTGCAAATAACTAACCTCTCAAAACAATAA
- a CDS encoding AraC family transcriptional regulator, with product MNDKLLKEITPLTQSDCFTLFSRVKDKFDFPLHYHEEYELNFIMNGQGARRVIGDHMEEIEELELVLVGPNLQHAWFTHKCTSREIKEVTIQFHKDLFDEKLLKRNQLSFLRSMLERSSRGILFSKETTRQLANRLLNLNQKHGFDSVLELFSILHDLSTSREIRLLSDPSFHAPETLSFNSRRIELTYEYINQNFHKPITLGEVAKLANMTEVSFSRFFKQRTGITFIDSLTDIRLGHASRMLIDTTHSISEIAYQCGFNNISNFNRIFKKKKGCTPKEFRETFSGKRIFI from the coding sequence ATGAACGATAAACTACTGAAAGAGATCACCCCCCTCACCCAGAGCGATTGCTTTACGCTTTTCTCTAGGGTGAAAGATAAGTTTGACTTCCCATTGCATTACCATGAAGAGTATGAGCTCAATTTTATCATGAATGGACAGGGCGCCAGAAGGGTAATAGGTGACCATATGGAAGAGATCGAAGAACTGGAACTGGTGCTGGTTGGCCCTAACCTTCAGCACGCCTGGTTCACCCATAAATGCACATCCAGGGAGATCAAGGAAGTCACTATCCAATTCCATAAGGACCTGTTTGATGAGAAGCTACTCAAGCGCAACCAGCTCAGCTTCCTGAGGTCAATGCTGGAACGGTCCTCAAGGGGGATCCTTTTCTCCAAGGAAACCACCAGGCAATTGGCCAATCGCCTACTTAACCTGAACCAAAAACATGGCTTTGATTCTGTACTTGAGCTATTCTCGATCCTCCATGACCTCTCTACGTCAAGGGAAATAAGGCTCCTTTCCGACCCCAGCTTCCATGCACCGGAAACCTTATCCTTCAACAGCAGGCGCATTGAATTGACCTACGAATACATCAACCAGAATTTCCATAAGCCCATCACTTTGGGCGAGGTTGCCAAACTTGCCAATATGACCGAAGTATCCTTCAGCCGTTTCTTTAAACAGCGAACAGGCATCACCTTTATTGACAGCCTTACTGATATCAGGCTGGGGCATGCCTCCAGGATGTTGATCGACACCACGCATTCCATTTCGGAAATAGCCTACCAATGCGGCTTTAACAATATTTCCAATTTCAACCGCATCTTCAAGAAGAAAAAAGGCTGCACCCCTAAAGAGTTCAGGGAAACATTTTCAGGCAAGAGAATCTTTATTTAG